The following proteins come from a genomic window of Streptomyces liliiviolaceus:
- the cobN gene encoding cobaltochelatase subunit CobN translates to MILLLSTSDTDLLSARAADGPVPYRFANPARLDIDALPALLDGADLVVVRLLGGLRAWEDGLDLLLADGRPVVVLTGEQAPDAQLMAASTVPIGIAAEAHAYLAHGGPDNLDQLARFLSDTVLLTGHDFDPPAPAPTWGPLERTAREVPGAPTIAVLYYRAHHMSGNTAFIGALCDAVEDAGGRPLPLYVASLRAPEPELIEELRAADAIVTTVLAAGGTKPAEASAGGDDESWDAGALTGLDIPILQALCLTGSRTVWEENDEGVSPLDAASQIAVPEFDGRLITVPFSFKEIDEDGLPAYVADPERAARVAGIAVRHARLRHIPAAEKRLALVLSAYPTKHSRIGNAVGLDTPASAVAILRRLIGEGYDFGPEQDIPGLVSGDGDELIRALIEAGGHDQDWLTEEQLARNPVRIPAADYKRWYATLPEALRTSVEEHWGPAPGEMFVDRSSNPDGDIVLAALRRGNLLVLIQPPRGFGENPIAIYHDPDLPPSHHYLAAYRWIAAAHTDGGFGADAMIHLGKHGNLEWLPGKNAGLSAACGPDAALGDLPLVYPFLVNDPGEGTQAKRRVHATLVDHLVPPMARADSYGDIARLEQLLDEHAQIAAMDPAKLPAIRAQIWTLIQAAKLDHDLGLEDRPEDDGFDDFLLHVDGWLCEIKDAQIRDGLHVLGNPPKGADRVNLVLAILRARQIWGGSAALLGLREALGLDESAATRTTADEAEDKARALVQAMDDADWDPAAVPTDQGEQVAAILEFAAREVVPRLAGTTAELDHTVHALNGGFVPAGPSGSPLRGLVNVLPTGRNFYSVDPKAVPSRLAWETGQALADSLLERYRTDNGDWPTSVGLSLWGTSAMRTAGDDVAEALALLGVRPVWDDASRRVTGLEAVPHEELGRPRIDVTLRISGFFRDAFPHTIGLLDDAVRLAASLDEPAEANYVRAHTQADLAEHGDERRATTRIFGSRPGTYGAGLLQLIDSRDWRTDADLAEVYTVWGGYAYGRELDGRPARDEMETAYKRIAVAAKNTDTREHDIADSDDYFQYHGGMVATVRALRGTAPEAYIGDSTRPETVRTRTLVEETSRVFRARVVNPKWIEAMRRHGYKGAFELAATVDYLFGYDATTGVIADWMYDKLTETYVLDPTNREFLQQANPWALHGIAERLLEAESRGMWEKPDPAVLEALRQVYLETEGDLEGEE, encoded by the coding sequence ATGATCCTCCTGCTGTCGACGTCCGACACCGACCTGCTCAGCGCTCGCGCGGCCGACGGTCCCGTGCCCTACCGGTTCGCCAACCCGGCCCGCCTCGACATCGACGCCCTCCCCGCCCTCCTGGACGGCGCCGACCTCGTCGTCGTACGTCTCCTCGGCGGTCTGCGCGCCTGGGAGGACGGCCTCGACCTGCTGCTCGCCGACGGCCGCCCGGTCGTCGTCCTCACCGGCGAACAGGCCCCGGACGCCCAGCTGATGGCCGCCTCCACCGTGCCCATCGGCATCGCCGCCGAGGCCCACGCCTATCTCGCCCACGGTGGCCCGGACAACCTCGACCAGCTGGCCCGCTTCCTCTCCGACACGGTCCTGCTGACCGGCCACGACTTCGACCCGCCCGCTCCCGCCCCGACCTGGGGCCCGCTGGAGCGCACGGCCCGCGAGGTACCCGGCGCCCCGACCATCGCGGTGCTCTACTACCGGGCCCACCACATGAGTGGCAACACGGCGTTCATCGGCGCCCTGTGCGACGCCGTCGAGGACGCCGGTGGCCGCCCGCTGCCCCTGTACGTGGCCTCGCTGCGCGCCCCCGAGCCGGAGCTGATCGAGGAGCTGCGGGCGGCCGACGCGATCGTCACGACCGTCCTCGCGGCCGGCGGCACCAAGCCTGCCGAGGCCTCCGCGGGCGGCGACGACGAGTCCTGGGACGCGGGCGCGCTCACCGGCCTGGACATCCCGATCCTCCAGGCCCTGTGCCTGACCGGCTCGCGGACCGTCTGGGAGGAGAACGACGAGGGCGTCTCACCGCTGGACGCGGCGAGCCAGATCGCGGTCCCCGAGTTCGACGGCCGCCTGATCACTGTGCCGTTCTCCTTCAAGGAGATCGACGAGGACGGCCTCCCCGCGTACGTCGCCGACCCCGAGCGGGCCGCCCGGGTGGCCGGCATCGCCGTACGCCACGCCCGGCTCCGGCACATCCCGGCCGCCGAGAAGCGGCTCGCGCTGGTGCTGTCCGCGTACCCGACCAAGCACTCCCGGATCGGCAACGCCGTCGGCCTCGACACCCCCGCGAGCGCCGTCGCGATCCTGCGCCGGCTCATCGGCGAGGGCTACGACTTCGGGCCCGAGCAGGACATCCCCGGTCTGGTCTCCGGGGACGGCGACGAGCTGATCCGCGCACTGATCGAGGCGGGCGGACACGACCAGGACTGGCTCACCGAGGAGCAGCTGGCCCGCAACCCGGTCCGTATCCCCGCGGCCGACTACAAGCGCTGGTACGCGACCCTGCCCGAGGCGCTGCGCACCTCCGTCGAGGAGCACTGGGGCCCGGCGCCCGGTGAGATGTTCGTCGACCGCAGCAGCAACCCGGACGGCGACATCGTCCTCGCGGCGCTGCGCCGCGGGAACCTGCTGGTCCTCATCCAGCCGCCGCGCGGCTTCGGCGAGAACCCGATCGCGATCTACCACGACCCCGATCTGCCGCCCTCGCACCACTACCTCGCCGCCTACCGCTGGATCGCCGCCGCGCACACGGACGGCGGCTTCGGGGCCGACGCGATGATCCACCTCGGCAAGCACGGCAACCTGGAGTGGCTGCCCGGCAAGAACGCCGGCCTGTCCGCCGCGTGCGGTCCGGACGCCGCCCTCGGCGACCTGCCGCTCGTCTACCCGTTCCTGGTCAACGACCCGGGCGAGGGCACCCAGGCCAAGCGCCGCGTCCACGCCACGCTCGTCGACCACCTGGTCCCGCCGATGGCCCGCGCCGACTCCTACGGGGACATCGCGCGGCTGGAGCAACTGCTCGACGAGCACGCCCAGATCGCCGCCATGGACCCGGCGAAGCTGCCCGCGATCCGCGCCCAGATCTGGACCCTCATCCAGGCCGCGAAGCTCGACCACGACCTGGGACTTGAGGACCGCCCCGAGGACGACGGCTTCGACGACTTCCTGCTGCACGTCGACGGCTGGCTGTGCGAGATCAAGGACGCCCAGATCCGCGACGGCCTGCACGTCCTCGGCAATCCGCCGAAGGGTGCCGACCGCGTCAACCTCGTCCTCGCGATCCTCCGCGCCCGCCAGATCTGGGGCGGCAGCGCCGCTCTGCTCGGCCTGCGCGAGGCCCTCGGACTGGACGAGTCGGCCGCGACCCGCACCACCGCCGACGAGGCGGAGGACAAGGCCCGCGCGCTGGTCCAAGCGATGGACGACGCCGACTGGGACCCGGCCGCCGTCCCCACCGACCAGGGCGAACAGGTCGCCGCCATCCTGGAGTTCGCCGCCCGCGAGGTCGTCCCGCGCCTCGCCGGGACCACCGCCGAACTCGACCACACCGTGCACGCCCTGAACGGCGGCTTCGTGCCTGCCGGCCCCTCCGGATCGCCCCTGCGCGGTCTGGTCAACGTCCTGCCGACCGGCCGGAACTTCTACTCCGTCGACCCCAAGGCCGTCCCGTCCCGGCTCGCCTGGGAGACAGGACAGGCCCTCGCCGACTCCCTCCTGGAGCGCTACCGCACCGACAACGGCGACTGGCCCACCTCCGTCGGCCTCTCGCTGTGGGGCACCAGCGCGATGCGCACGGCCGGCGACGACGTGGCCGAAGCCCTCGCCCTGCTCGGCGTCCGCCCCGTCTGGGACGACGCCTCACGCCGGGTGACCGGCCTGGAGGCCGTCCCGCACGAGGAGTTGGGCCGCCCCCGTATCGATGTGACCCTGCGCATCTCGGGCTTCTTCCGGGACGCCTTCCCGCACACGATCGGCCTGCTCGACGACGCCGTACGCCTGGCCGCCTCGCTGGACGAGCCGGCCGAGGCCAATTACGTCCGCGCCCACACCCAGGCCGACCTGGCCGAGCACGGCGACGAACGGCGCGCCACCACCCGTATCTTCGGCTCCCGGCCCGGTACGTACGGCGCCGGACTGCTGCAGCTCATCGACTCCCGCGACTGGCGCACCGACGCCGACCTCGCCGAGGTCTACACGGTGTGGGGCGGCTACGCCTACGGCCGGGAACTCGACGGCCGTCCGGCCCGGGACGAGATGGAGACCGCGTACAAGCGCATCGCGGTCGCCGCCAAGAACACCGACACCCGTGAGCACGACATCGCGGACTCGGACGACTACTTCCAGTACCACGGCGGCATGGTCGCCACCGTCCGGGCGCTGCGCGGCACCGCCCCCGAGGCGTACATCGGCGACTCGACCCGCCCCGAGACGGTCCGCACCCGCACGCTCGTCGAGGAGACCTCCCGGGTCTTCCGCGCCCGGGTCGTCAACCCCAAGTGGATCGAGGCGATGCGCCGCCACGGCTACAAGGGCGCCTTCGAACTCGCCGCCACCGTCGACTACCTCTTCGGTTACGACGCCACCACGGGCGTGATCGCCGACTGGATGTACGACAAGCTCACCGAGACGTACGTCCTGGACCCGACCAACCGCGAGTTCCTGCAGCAGGCCAACCCCTGGGCCCTGCACGGCATCGCCGAGCGGCTGCTCGAAGCGGAGTCCCGCGGCATGTGGGAGAAGCCGGACCCGGCGGTGCTGGAGGCGCTGCGCCAGGTATACCTGGAGACGGAGGGGGACCTGGAGGGCGAGGAGTGA
- the cobG gene encoding precorrin-3B synthase yields MLAAMSSAALRPSSQATAVSRDRGDACPGTLRLHAADDGALARVRIPGGVLTVRQAEVLADAAERLGDGDVHLTSRGNVQLRGLAEGCGAALAESLTAAGLLPSRGHERVRNIVASPLSGLDARGFLDVRPWLTALDTALCASEAAQGLSGRFLFALDDGRGDLADLEADVTVRAAADGGAQLALGSAGEALYISAGDAPRAALAAAEAFLEAARTGGTHVWRVAELALADDELTAMVGRRLAAEGIGHERRVRETGRADGPPPGAVGDALSVHVPLGRFSAPQWRELTRVAIGELRLTPWRGVVLPTPGTTAAQRTGALARLDAVGLVTGPDSPWLRVGACIGRPGCAKSRADVRADATATLDAVGSVGSVHRRSGLPLYWSGCERRCGHPRGERIDVVAAPEGGYRLSVVASGHDEAHTVRLDDPSRLAAVLAEIT; encoded by the coding sequence ATGCTCGCCGCCATGTCCTCGGCTGCCCTCCGTCCATCGTCCCAGGCCACAGCGGTCTCACGGGACCGCGGTGACGCCTGCCCGGGGACCCTGCGGCTGCATGCGGCGGACGACGGGGCGCTGGCCCGGGTCAGGATCCCCGGCGGTGTGCTGACCGTCCGCCAGGCCGAGGTGCTCGCCGACGCGGCAGAGCGCCTGGGCGACGGTGACGTGCATCTCACCTCACGCGGCAACGTACAGCTGCGCGGGCTGGCGGAGGGGTGCGGAGCCGCACTGGCCGAGTCGCTGACCGCCGCCGGGCTGCTGCCCTCGCGCGGGCACGAGCGGGTGCGCAACATCGTCGCCTCCCCGCTGTCGGGGCTCGACGCCCGGGGGTTCCTGGACGTACGGCCCTGGCTGACGGCCCTCGACACCGCGCTGTGCGCCAGCGAGGCGGCGCAGGGGCTGTCGGGACGGTTCCTGTTCGCCCTGGACGACGGGCGCGGGGACCTCGCCGACCTCGAAGCCGACGTGACGGTACGGGCCGCGGCGGACGGCGGCGCGCAGCTCGCTCTGGGATCGGCGGGCGAGGCACTGTACATATCCGCCGGGGACGCGCCACGGGCCGCGCTGGCGGCGGCCGAAGCGTTCCTGGAGGCCGCGCGGACGGGCGGGACACACGTCTGGCGGGTGGCCGAACTCGCTCTCGCGGACGACGAGTTGACCGCGATGGTCGGTCGCCGTCTGGCGGCGGAGGGCATCGGCCACGAGCGGCGGGTACGGGAGACCGGCCGCGCGGACGGCCCACCCCCGGGAGCGGTCGGGGACGCGCTGTCCGTGCACGTTCCGCTGGGCCGCTTCTCTGCTCCTCAGTGGCGGGAGCTGACGCGGGTCGCCATCGGTGAGCTGCGGCTCACCCCGTGGCGCGGTGTGGTTCTTCCCACTCCGGGGACCACCGCGGCGCAGCGGACCGGGGCGCTGGCCCGCCTCGACGCCGTCGGCCTCGTCACCGGTCCGGACTCCCCCTGGCTGCGCGTCGGCGCGTGCATCGGCCGGCCCGGCTGCGCCAAGTCACGGGCCGACGTACGGGCGGACGCGACCGCCACGCTCGACGCGGTCGGCTCGGTCGGATCGGTGCACCGCCGAAGCGGCCTTCCCCTGTACTGGTCCGGATGCGAGCGCCGCTGCGGGCACCCGCGGGGTGAGCGGATCGATGTCGTCGCCGCCCCGGAGGGTGGTTACCGGCTGTCCGTCGTCGCGTCCGGACACGACGAGGCGCACACGGTCCGTCTGGACGACCCTTCCCGTCTCGCCGCCGTCCTGGCGGAGATCACATGA
- a CDS encoding precorrin-8X methylmutase produces MTTESSEKNTVTTYDYEKDGAAIYRQSFATIRAEADLAALPPDVSQVAVRMIHACGMVDLVRDLAFTPDVVSRAREALRAGAPILCDVQMVASGVTRKRLPADNDVLCTLSDPAVPELAAKLGTTRSAAALELWRDRLEGSVVAIGNAPTALFRLLEMIEEGAPRPAAVIGVPVGFIGAAESKDALAAHPSGLEHLVVRGRRGGSALAASALNAIASEEE; encoded by the coding sequence ATGACGACCGAGAGCAGTGAGAAGAACACCGTGACCACGTACGACTACGAGAAGGACGGCGCGGCGATATACCGCCAGTCCTTCGCCACGATCCGCGCGGAGGCGGACCTCGCGGCGCTGCCCCCCGACGTCAGCCAGGTCGCCGTACGGATGATCCACGCCTGCGGAATGGTCGACCTCGTACGCGACCTCGCCTTCACCCCGGACGTGGTGTCCCGGGCCCGTGAAGCCCTGCGCGCCGGTGCGCCGATCCTCTGCGACGTGCAGATGGTGGCCAGCGGTGTGACCCGCAAGCGGCTGCCCGCCGACAACGACGTGCTCTGCACGCTCTCCGACCCGGCCGTCCCCGAACTGGCCGCGAAGCTGGGCACCACGCGCAGCGCCGCCGCGCTGGAACTGTGGCGCGACCGTCTTGAGGGTTCCGTGGTCGCCATCGGCAATGCACCCACGGCCCTCTTCCGTCTTCTGGAGATGATCGAGGAGGGCGCGCCCCGTCCGGCCGCCGTCATCGGCGTCCCGGTCGGCTTCATAGGCGCCGCCGAGTCGAAGGACGCCCTCGCCGCGCACCCGTCCGGTCTGGAACATCTGGTCGTACGCGGCCGTCGCGGAGGCAGCGCCCTGGCCGCCTCCGCTCTCAACGCGATCGCGAGCGAGGAAGAGTGA
- a CDS encoding precorrin-2 C(20)-methyltransferase: protein MNGENGESGKSGKLYGVGLGPGDPSLMTVRAVEVIAGADVIAYHSARHGRSIARSIAAKHIREDHIEERLVYPLTVETTDHPGGYQGAMDEFYAEASARLAAHLDAGRTVAVLAEGDPLFYGSYMHMHKRLVDRYDTEVVPGVTSVSAAAARLGTPLAEGEEVLTILPGTLPEEELTARLAATDVAVVMKLGRTFPKVRRALESSGRLDEARYVERATMAGERVAELADVEPESVPYFSVAVLPSRVDAERPVREQGEVVVVGTGPAGPLWLTPETRGALAAADDLVGYTTYLDRVPERAGQLRHGSDNRVEAERAEFALQLAQRGRRVAVVSGGDPGVFAMATAVLEAASQKEYADVPVRVLPGVTAANAAAARAGAPLGHDYATISLSDRLKPWEVIAERLRAAASADLVLALYNPGSQSRTWQVGKARELLLEHRAPDTPVVVARDVGGAGERVRIVRLVDLDPAEVDMRTVLLVGSSQTRAVLRGGGEDVVWTPRRYPEG, encoded by the coding sequence GTGAACGGCGAGAACGGCGAGAGTGGCAAGAGCGGCAAGCTGTACGGGGTCGGGCTCGGCCCGGGCGACCCGTCCCTGATGACCGTGCGGGCCGTCGAGGTCATCGCCGGGGCGGACGTGATCGCCTATCACAGTGCCCGGCACGGGCGGTCCATCGCCCGCTCGATCGCGGCGAAGCACATACGCGAGGACCACATCGAGGAGCGGCTGGTCTATCCGCTCACGGTGGAGACCACCGACCACCCGGGCGGCTACCAGGGCGCCATGGACGAGTTCTACGCCGAGGCGTCGGCCCGGCTCGCCGCGCATCTCGACGCGGGGCGCACGGTGGCGGTCCTCGCCGAGGGCGATCCGCTCTTCTACGGCTCGTACATGCACATGCACAAGCGGCTCGTCGACCGTTACGACACCGAGGTCGTTCCCGGTGTCACGTCCGTGTCCGCAGCCGCGGCCCGGCTCGGCACCCCGCTCGCCGAGGGCGAGGAGGTGCTGACCATCCTGCCGGGCACCCTGCCCGAGGAGGAGCTGACCGCGCGGCTCGCCGCGACCGACGTGGCCGTGGTGATGAAACTGGGCCGTACGTTCCCCAAGGTGCGGCGCGCGCTGGAGAGTTCGGGGCGCCTGGACGAGGCCCGGTACGTCGAACGGGCCACCATGGCCGGGGAGCGCGTCGCCGAACTGGCCGACGTGGAACCGGAGTCGGTGCCGTACTTCTCGGTGGCCGTACTGCCCAGCCGGGTCGACGCCGAGCGGCCCGTACGGGAACAGGGCGAGGTCGTCGTGGTCGGCACCGGGCCCGCCGGACCGCTGTGGCTGACCCCCGAGACGCGGGGCGCCCTCGCCGCCGCCGACGACCTGGTCGGCTACACCACCTACCTCGACCGGGTGCCGGAGCGGGCCGGGCAGCTCCGGCACGGCTCGGACAACCGCGTGGAGGCCGAACGCGCCGAGTTCGCGCTCCAACTCGCCCAGCGGGGGCGGCGGGTGGCCGTCGTCTCCGGCGGTGACCCGGGCGTCTTCGCGATGGCGACCGCCGTGCTGGAGGCCGCCTCGCAGAAGGAGTACGCGGACGTCCCGGTGCGGGTGCTGCCGGGGGTGACCGCGGCCAACGCCGCCGCCGCCCGCGCGGGCGCCCCCCTCGGCCACGACTACGCCACCATCTCCCTCTCCGACCGGCTCAAGCCGTGGGAGGTCATCGCCGAACGGCTGCGCGCGGCGGCCTCGGCGGATCTGGTGCTGGCCCTGTACAACCCCGGCTCGCAGAGCCGTACCTGGCAGGTGGGCAAGGCGCGTGAGCTGCTGCTCGAACACCGGGCCCCGGACACGCCTGTCGTGGTCGCCCGGGACGTGGGCGGCGCGGGTGAGCGGGTACGGATCGTGCGGCTCGTCGACCTGGACCCGGCCGAGGTCGACATGCGTACGGTGCTGTTGGTCGGGTCTTCGCAGACTCGCGCTGTGTTGCGCGGGGGTGGCGAGGACGTCGTCTGGACACCTCGGCGGTATCCGGAAGGGTGA
- a CDS encoding cobalt-precorrin-6A reductase encodes MHVLILGGTTEARQLAGLLHGTPGLELTSSLAGRVASPRLPPGEVRVGGFGGAEGMAAWLREHAVDVLVDATHPFAGTISFNAASAAAAARVPLLALRRPGWAPVEGDAWYEAGSLEEAATLLPGLGRRVFLTTGRMGLATFAHLDDLWFLVRSVDAPEPPYPPRMEVLLDRGPFTLAGERDLLRHHRIDVLVTKDSGGTATAPKLTAAREAGVPVIVVRRPPTPEGVQVVTDPESAAHWVTQHPRWGARVEGAP; translated from the coding sequence ATGCACGTACTGATACTCGGCGGAACGACCGAAGCCCGACAGCTGGCCGGGCTCCTGCACGGTACCCCCGGCCTGGAACTGACGAGTTCCCTGGCCGGGCGGGTCGCCAGCCCCCGGCTGCCGCCGGGCGAGGTCCGCGTCGGCGGTTTCGGCGGGGCCGAGGGGATGGCCGCGTGGCTGCGCGAGCACGCGGTGGACGTGCTCGTCGACGCCACCCACCCCTTCGCCGGAACGATCAGTTTCAACGCGGCGAGCGCGGCCGCCGCCGCCCGTGTTCCCCTGCTCGCGCTGCGCCGCCCCGGCTGGGCCCCGGTCGAGGGCGACGCCTGGTACGAGGCCGGCTCGCTGGAGGAGGCGGCGACGCTGCTGCCCGGACTCGGCCGACGGGTCTTCCTCACCACCGGCCGCATGGGCCTGGCCACGTTCGCGCACCTGGACGACCTGTGGTTCCTCGTCCGGTCCGTCGACGCGCCGGAGCCCCCGTATCCGCCCCGTATGGAGGTGTTGCTGGACCGCGGCCCCTTCACGCTCGCCGGGGAACGCGACCTGCTGCGCCACCACCGCATCGACGTCCTGGTGACCAAGGACAGCGGAGGCACGGCCACGGCCCCGAAACTGACGGCGGCACGAGAGGCGGGAGTCCCGGTGATCGTGGTCCGCCGCCCGCCGACCCCAGAGGGCGTCCAGGTGGTCACTGACCCCGAGTCGGCGGCCCACTGGGTCACACAGCACCCGAGGTGGGGCGCTCGCGTGGAGGGCGCCCCGTAA
- a CDS encoding cobalt-precorrin-5B (C(1))-methyltransferase translates to MNSEEQGASAGADTSVGVGEAKGGRGAQLKHTGLRPGWTTGACATAATTAAYTALLTGEFPDPVTITLPRGQTPSFALAAEELTDTYAMAGIVKDAGDDPDVTHGALVRATVRRLSAGAGVVFRAGPGVGTITRPGLPLAVGEPAVNPVPRRMMGEHVAEVAARHGGTGDVEITVSVDHGEEIARSTWNPRLGILGGLSILGTTGIVVPYSCSAWIDSIRRGVDVARAAGRTHVAGCTGSTSEKTVVAEYRLPEDALLDMGDFAGAVLKYIRRHPVDRLTICGGFAKLSKLAAGHLDLHSARSQVDKGFLAELARRGGAGESLVAEVAGANTGLAALQLCMAAGVPLGELVATTARDEALAVLRGAPVAVDVICIDRAGTVVGRSTVA, encoded by the coding sequence ATGAACAGCGAAGAGCAGGGTGCCAGTGCCGGTGCCGACACCAGCGTCGGTGTCGGTGAGGCGAAGGGCGGCCGTGGCGCCCAACTCAAGCACACCGGGCTGCGGCCCGGCTGGACCACCGGCGCCTGTGCGACCGCGGCCACGACGGCCGCGTACACCGCGCTGCTGACCGGGGAGTTTCCCGACCCGGTGACCATCACGCTGCCCAGGGGGCAGACGCCGTCTTTCGCGCTCGCGGCCGAGGAGCTGACGGACACGTACGCGATGGCCGGGATCGTGAAGGACGCGGGCGACGATCCCGATGTCACGCACGGCGCGCTGGTACGGGCCACGGTCCGGCGGCTTTCCGCGGGTGCCGGGGTGGTCTTCCGGGCCGGCCCCGGCGTGGGCACGATCACCCGTCCCGGGCTGCCGCTGGCCGTCGGTGAGCCCGCCGTCAACCCGGTCCCCCGCCGGATGATGGGCGAGCACGTCGCCGAGGTCGCGGCCCGGCACGGCGGCACCGGCGATGTCGAGATCACCGTCTCCGTCGACCACGGCGAGGAGATCGCCCGCTCCACCTGGAACCCGCGGCTCGGCATCCTCGGCGGCCTGTCCATCCTCGGCACCACCGGCATCGTGGTGCCGTACTCGTGCTCGGCGTGGATCGACTCGATCCGGCGGGGTGTGGACGTGGCGCGCGCGGCGGGGCGTACGCATGTCGCCGGGTGCACCGGGTCGACGTCGGAGAAGACGGTCGTCGCCGAGTACCGGCTCCCCGAGGACGCGCTGCTCGACATGGGTGACTTCGCGGGCGCGGTGCTCAAGTACATCCGCCGGCATCCCGTCGACCGGCTGACCATCTGCGGCGGCTTCGCCAAGCTGTCCAAGCTGGCCGCGGGACATCTGGACCTGCACTCCGCCCGCTCCCAGGTCGACAAGGGGTTCCTCGCCGAACTGGCCCGGCGCGGCGGGGCGGGCGAATCGCTGGTCGCCGAGGTGGCCGGGGCGAACACCGGACTGGCCGCGCTCCAGCTGTGCATGGCGGCCGGGGTGCCGCTGGGCGAGCTGGTGGCGACGACCGCCCGTGACGAGGCGCTGGCCGTGCTGCGCGGGGCGCCGGTCGCGGTCGACGTGATCTGTATCGACCGGGCGGGCACGGTGGTGGGGCGCAGCACGGTGGCGTGA
- the cobM gene encoding precorrin-4 C(11)-methyltransferase encodes MTVYFIGAGPGAADLITVRGARTLAACHVCLYAGSLVPRELLAECPPDARLIDTARLDLDEIIAETVRAHEEGHDVARLHSGDPSVFSAMAEQMRRLDAAGVPYEVVPGVPAFAAAAAALKRELTVPTVGQTVILTRVAHSATPMPEGEDLATLGRSGALIVLHLAARYADRVVDELLPHYGADCPAAVVAYASRPDELVIRGRLDEIAGKVKEAGVLRTAVIMVGRTLGAEQFRDSHLYSTERDRHVC; translated from the coding sequence ATGACCGTGTACTTCATCGGCGCCGGACCCGGTGCCGCCGACCTGATCACGGTGCGCGGCGCCCGTACGCTCGCCGCCTGCCACGTCTGCCTGTACGCGGGCAGCCTGGTCCCGCGTGAACTGCTCGCCGAATGTCCGCCGGACGCCCGGCTGATCGACACCGCGCGGCTCGACCTCGACGAGATCATCGCCGAGACGGTCCGCGCGCACGAGGAGGGGCACGACGTGGCCCGGCTGCACTCCGGGGACCCGTCGGTGTTCAGCGCGATGGCCGAGCAGATGCGGCGCCTCGACGCGGCCGGGGTGCCGTACGAGGTCGTCCCCGGCGTTCCCGCCTTCGCCGCGGCGGCCGCCGCCCTGAAGCGGGAGCTGACCGTGCCGACCGTCGGCCAGACGGTCATCCTCACCCGCGTCGCCCACAGCGCCACGCCCATGCCGGAGGGGGAGGACCTGGCCACCCTCGGCCGCAGCGGCGCGCTCATCGTGCTGCATCTCGCCGCCCGGTACGCGGACCGTGTCGTCGACGAGCTGCTTCCGCACTACGGCGCCGACTGTCCCGCCGCGGTCGTCGCCTACGCCTCCCGGCCCGACGAGCTGGTCATCCGCGGCAGGCTGGACGAGATCGCCGGGAAGGTGAAGGAGGCCGGCGTACTGCGGACCGCCGTCATCATGGTCGGGCGCACCCTGGGCGCCGAGCAGTTCCGCGACAGCCACCTGTACTCGACCGAGCGGGACCGCCACGTCTGCTGA